The following is a genomic window from Desulfomicrobium escambiense DSM 10707.
GCTCAAGCCGTATCCGTGCCACCTCGGCCTCGGCCACGCGTTGCGAGACCACTGCCTGCGCTGCCGTTTTCTCGCTTTGGCGCTGCACGACCTGGCTGTTGGCGATCCGCACCGAGTTCTCAGCCTGGCGCAAGCGGGCCAGCCCTTCTCTCAGCTGAGCTTCCAATACGGCGGTGTCCATCTTCGCCAGAACTTGTCCGGCCGTGATGAAATCGCCTTCGTCCACCAGGATATCCTTGAGCCGCCCCGCCGTCTTGGCGGCTATGTCAATCTCCACCGCTTCAATGCGGCCGTTGCCGCTGGTGAAGCCGTCGGGAAGACCCTTTTTCTGCAAGGATTGCCAAGCAAAGAGTGCGGCCCCGATAACAAGCACCCCTATGGCGATGGCCAGCAACCGTCCTTTATTAAGCTTCGACATTTTTTGACCTCCGCTTTGCCCCGTTCCCAGAGAACAGGCGGCCATTCCGGAACAGATTCCAGTGAGCCGAAATATCTCCTAAAAACGGCTGCCCGGAATCCTTGTATTCTGGATAAGGGGCCAGCTTCATCACTCAGCCTCCCCGACAATCTGTTCCAGAAAGCCTTCGGTCTCCTGCTCCAGGGCGTAGATATCGGCCTTGATCTTATTTAAAGTGCATCCATTACGGAAGATCAGATGGCTTTTGATTTTGCTTATCCGTTCAATGGCCATTCTGTTCCCCACCGTTCCTCTGTCAATCGTGCTCATTTCACATCCCCTCCCATAGCAAACTCCTCATCGATCTCGAACAGATCCGGCGTCGAACGATGGACGCCGATGCCGTGTTCCATCAGCAGCATTACAAGCTGTTCCCCGTTCATCAGGGCGATGGGAGTCTTGTCGGGCTGGGCCGCTTCCTTGATGGCTCCGGCACTGAAGTCGCTGGTGGTAATGATCAGCCCTTGCTCGTGTGCTCCGAGGCTGCCGCGCACCTGCTGCACAACCGGAGCTTGGATATTATTCTTGAGCTTCCATTTCTTGACCTGGACGGCCATCTTGATGCGGACCACGGCACCGACCACCAAGGTGCCCCGGACATCGATGCCGCCGTCGCCGCTGAGTTTGGTCACCTCGACCATCTCGAAACCCATCTCCGCCAGTAACTGAGAGATGAACTCCTCGAACTCACCGGGCTTCATGGCCAGCAAGCGCTCGCGCAGGACCTTGCGGACCTGGTGGTTGTGCTGCTCGATTTGGAATGCGAGTCCACGCCCCATCCATTGGCTCAGGCCCACATAGCCACGACCGTGCTGAACGAAGCGGGGCCGCTCACCGCGTTTCTGCTGGCGCTTGATCTCGGTGATCACCTGGGCGTACATGGTGGCCTCGGGCGTTTTGCCGCCTGTCACCAGCCAGCCTTTTTGCAGGGCCTTCTCGGTTATTT
Proteins encoded in this region:
- a CDS encoding HTH domain-containing protein, yielding MDVKTAAIQVLQQAGTALHAKDIAEQIMAAGLWQSGGKTPDATVSARLYSDIKSNGDKSPFVKVGPQTFALRDSTEISSGAAPVPAAVEEAPKHHPNAGFSFTDCAQKVLEEFGGKKPMHYKEITEKALQKGWLVTGGKTPEATMYAQVITEIKRQQKRGERPRFVQHGRGYVGLSQWMGRGLAFQIEQHNHQVRKVLRERLLAMKPGEFEEFISQLLAEMGFEMVEVTKLSGDGGIDVRGTLVVGAVVRIKMAVQVKKWKLKNNIQAPVVQQVRGSLGAHEQGLIITTSDFSAGAIKEAAQPDKTPIALMNGEQLVMLLMEHGIGVHRSTPDLFEIDEEFAMGGDVK